The Chryseobacterium geocarposphaerae genome window below encodes:
- a CDS encoding methylmalonyl-CoA mutase family protein: protein MSNTTWENLVKKQLKTEDIYSVLTKDNLEGIQVKPYYDSVQKPLVNLPKIEESTHLVARYHESLEEDVFAFILDQNVENLEQKTIFVNNVDLAGHISPKEEDQYFSLIDVFDEKEAVINDQLVKELLAKEFKRNICVDISLHQNAGAAIYQQLGIALAKTKELVEVYGPEILNKLIFRIATGGNYFFEMAKLRAFKMVFNQLSKEYGLDEIPYIFAETSLRNKAVSDNENNLIRSTLELASAMIGGADAVFSNNYLVDRSTENSEEISFKQQIVLAYESIINVFEDAANGSYYVEDITQQIAEKSWALFVEIEEAGGYLELLKQGIIQKKIYNHAVEEQRWVEEGKIKLIGVNLYPKLEVKKTVEELYNETSIKAVRWAEMFE from the coding sequence ATGTCAAATACAACCTGGGAAAATCTAGTAAAAAAACAGCTTAAAACAGAAGATATTTATTCCGTTCTTACCAAGGACAATTTGGAAGGGATCCAAGTGAAACCTTACTATGATTCGGTACAAAAACCGTTGGTAAACCTGCCAAAAATAGAAGAAAGTACTCATTTGGTGGCAAGGTACCACGAAAGTCTAGAGGAAGATGTTTTTGCCTTTATTTTGGATCAAAATGTAGAAAATCTGGAACAGAAAACAATTTTTGTTAATAATGTTGATTTGGCGGGACATATCAGTCCAAAAGAAGAAGATCAGTATTTTTCTTTAATTGATGTATTTGATGAAAAAGAAGCTGTGATTAATGATCAGCTGGTAAAAGAATTGTTGGCAAAAGAATTTAAAAGAAATATTTGTGTAGATATTTCTCTTCATCAAAATGCCGGAGCAGCAATTTATCAGCAATTGGGGATTGCTTTGGCAAAGACAAAGGAACTGGTTGAAGTATATGGACCTGAAATCCTAAATAAACTGATTTTCAGAATCGCTACAGGAGGAAATTATTTCTTTGAAATGGCAAAACTGAGAGCTTTTAAAATGGTTTTCAATCAGTTGTCAAAAGAATATGGCTTGGACGAAATTCCTTACATTTTCGCAGAAACTTCTTTGAGAAATAAAGCAGTTTCGGATAATGAAAATAACCTGATCCGTTCTACGCTGGAATTGGCTTCTGCAATGATCGGTGGAGCAGATGCAGTTTTCAGCAATAATTATCTGGTTGACCGAAGTACGGAAAATTCAGAAGAAATTTCTTTCAAACAACAAATTGTTTTAGCTTACGAAAGTATCATCAATGTCTTTGAAGATGCCGCAAACGGAAGTTATTACGTGGAAGATATTACACAGCAAATCGCTGAAAAGTCATGGGCTTTATTTGTAGAAATTGAAGAGGCAGGAGGTTATTTGGAGCTTTTAAAACAAGGTATCATTCAAAAGAAGATCTATAATCATGCTGTGGAAGAACAAAGATGGGTAGAAGAAGGTAAAATAAAACTGATTGGAGTCAATTTATACCCGAAATTAGAGGTTAAAAAGACAGTTGAGGAATTATATAACGAAACAAGTATTAAAGCTGTTCGTTGGGCTGAAATGTTTGAGTAA
- a CDS encoding FtsB family cell division protein → MKENKLIKDIQPKSETFKLIQKYVLNKYTLTICLFLVWMIFFDKTSFLVINELNGEINKYEDQLQYYKTEYEKNDAFYKKLMNNKSEKEKYARENYFMKKPNEEIFILVVDSTNIAKK, encoded by the coding sequence TGAAAGAAAACAAACTTATTAAAGACATCCAGCCTAAGTCTGAAACTTTTAAGCTTATTCAAAAATATGTTTTGAATAAATATACGCTTACCATTTGTTTGTTTCTGGTGTGGATGATTTTCTTTGATAAAACTTCGTTTTTGGTAATTAATGAACTGAATGGGGAAATTAACAAATACGAAGACCAGCTTCAATATTATAAAACCGAATACGAAAAAAATGACGCGTTTTATAAAAAACTGATGAATAATAAATCTGAAAAAGAAAAATACGCAAGAGAAAATTATTTTATGAAAAAACCGAATGAAGAGATCTTTATTTTGGTCGTAGATAGTACGAATATTGCGAAAAAATAA